A part of Halobacillus shinanisalinarum genomic DNA contains:
- a CDS encoding response regulator → MTTTIVLIDDHKLFREGVKVILDFEPSFEVVAEGDDGIMALNLIEKHNPDIVLMDIRMPVMDGLEATKKVIDLNPNAKMIILSNYDDENYITHALKNGAQAYLLKDVDSNSLLEAIKVVDNGGSYLHPKVTHRLVTAYRRLLESTGVNPFQPVEYRKPLHLFTRRECEILQLLANGVSTRDLAESLNINDNTVKHHVSHILKKMGVNDRTQAVITAIKKGWVEMV, encoded by the coding sequence ATGACGACCACTATTGTATTAATTGACGATCATAAATTATTTCGTGAAGGTGTAAAGGTTATATTGGATTTTGAGCCTAGTTTTGAAGTCGTTGCAGAAGGCGACGATGGAATAATGGCGCTTAACCTCATAGAAAAACATAACCCTGATATTGTGTTGATGGATATTCGTATGCCTGTTATGGATGGTTTAGAAGCAACTAAAAAGGTTATAGATCTTAATCCAAATGCAAAAATGATCATTCTTTCGAATTATGATGATGAAAACTACATAACCCATGCTTTAAAAAACGGGGCGCAAGCGTACCTGTTAAAAGACGTAGATTCTAATTCCCTATTAGAAGCCATTAAAGTGGTCGATAATGGAGGATCCTACTTACATCCGAAAGTGACCCACCGTTTAGTAACGGCATATCGCCGTCTATTAGAAAGCACCGGGGTGAATCCATTCCAACCGGTAGAATATCGCAAACCACTTCATCTTTTTACACGCCGTGAATGTGAAATACTGCAACTGCTGGCGAACGGAGTTAGTACACGTGATCTTGCTGAATCGCTTAATATCAATGACAACACGGTTAAACACCATGTGAGCCATATTTTGAAAAAAATGGGGGTTAATGATCGCACACAGGCTGTCATTACAGCCATTAAAAAAGGCTGGGTAGAAATGGTCTGA
- a CDS encoding HU family DNA-binding protein gives MNKTELVNKVAEVSELSKNDAGKAVDSILESITEALSSEESVQLIGFGNFEVKERSARKGRNPQTGEEIEIAASKVPGFRSGKSLKEAVK, from the coding sequence ATGAATAAAACAGAATTAGTTAATAAAGTTGCTGAGGTATCTGAGCTATCTAAGAACGATGCAGGTAAAGCTGTTGATTCAATTTTGGAATCTATTACAGAAGCACTTTCAAGCGAAGAGAGTGTTCAATTAATAGGTTTTGGTAACTTTGAAGTAAAAGAAAGGTCTGCACGTAAAGGTCGTAATCCGCAAACAGGTGAGGAAATAGAAATAGCAGCAAGTAAGGTACCTGGATTCAGGTCAGGAAAGAGCCTTAAAGAAGCAGTAAAATAA
- a CDS encoding recombinase family protein — protein MGQSKHLLDLIYDFQEKRISFVSINRNIDTITTAMENLVFAIFSGLDQFEVTLFQRNEIRVECSQSPRAKKWETKLKTGSANMVSATM, from the coding sequence TTGGGGCAGTCAAAACACCTACTGGATCTCATTTACGATTTCCAGGAGAAAAGGATTAGTTTCGTTTCCATTAATAGAAATATCGATACGATTACTACAGCAATGGAGAATCTCGTCTTTGCGATCTTCAGTGGTCTGGATCAGTTTGAGGTGACATTATTTCAGAGGAACGAAATCAGGGTTGAATGCAGCCAGAGCCCACGGGCGAAAAAGTGGGAGACCAAACTAAAAACGGGAAGTGCCAACATGGTCAGCGCCACAATGTAG
- a CDS encoding ABC transporter permease yields the protein MEKQRQIITNRVAFLEKRIPVYASVLGLAGILILWEIITSLNIIPPLFLPAPSAILIAGWGMIVSGELHENLFASLYRIVIGYSIGATFGIIIGLIVGFSKWADAIVTPIIYSIYPIPKIALLPLFILWLGIGELSKVTIISLGVFFPVVINTFSGVKNVDQMLIKAAVTFGSNHINVIRKVILPGALPMIFAGLKLAAGTSLLLLVSAEMIAAQKGIGSMVLHYGNLMITTKLMVGVLVLSLLGLIFNRGLQWLEHKLIPWS from the coding sequence ATGGAAAAGCAGCGTCAAATAATTACGAACCGGGTTGCATTTCTAGAGAAAAGGATTCCGGTCTATGCGTCTGTTTTAGGCTTGGCAGGTATATTAATATTGTGGGAAATCATAACGAGTTTGAATATTATCCCTCCTCTATTTCTACCTGCACCTTCAGCTATTTTAATAGCTGGATGGGGTATGATAGTAAGTGGCGAATTGCATGAGAATCTTTTTGCAAGCTTATATCGAATTGTTATTGGATATTCAATTGGGGCAACGTTTGGAATCATAATTGGACTTATCGTTGGTTTTTCTAAATGGGCTGATGCCATTGTAACCCCAATTATATATTCTATTTATCCGATTCCCAAGATTGCCTTGTTGCCTTTGTTTATTTTATGGCTAGGTATAGGAGAATTATCAAAGGTTACGATTATCTCCTTAGGTGTCTTTTTCCCGGTAGTAATTAATACATTTTCCGGAGTGAAAAACGTGGATCAGATGCTGATTAAAGCAGCAGTTACGTTTGGATCAAATCACATTAATGTCATTCGAAAAGTAATATTGCCAGGGGCGCTCCCAATGATTTTTGCGGGATTAAAGCTTGCGGCAGGAACATCACTTCTTTTGCTCGTATCTGCAGAAATGATTGCCGCTCAGAAAGGTATTGGCTCAATGGTACTGCATTACGGAAATCTGATGATTACCACAAAACTGATGGTTGGCGTTCTCGTTTTATCCTTGCTTGGATTAATTTTTAACCGAGGACTACAATGGTTGGAACATAAGCTAATACCTTGGAGTTAG
- a CDS encoding ABC transporter ATP-binding protein, translated as MKIVIDDVEKTFKGSKKSDVTALKNINFAIREEEFVALVGPSGCGKSTLLNIVGGLMSPTNGEVYFEGMEKKRPNLGIVFQEIALFPWRTVYENVIYGLQEQKFSNQKQKEIGDYYIDMVGLNGFENALPKQLSGGMKQRAGIARALAIEPDLLLMDEPFSALDEQTRTLMQEELLTIWNRTKLSTLYVTHNIQEAVYLADRVIVLSRHPGQIKRIIDIDLPKVGRKAEKYRTQFEEYADQIWQLIRHDAAVALKEGG; from the coding sequence ATGAAGATTGTCATTGATGATGTAGAGAAAACCTTTAAGGGATCTAAAAAAAGTGATGTCACTGCATTAAAAAATATCAACTTTGCTATTAGAGAAGAAGAATTTGTCGCACTTGTTGGACCGAGCGGTTGTGGAAAGTCCACACTTTTAAACATTGTCGGCGGTTTAATGTCCCCGACAAACGGTGAAGTTTACTTTGAAGGAATGGAAAAAAAGCGTCCAAATTTAGGAATTGTATTTCAAGAAATTGCTTTGTTCCCATGGCGCACCGTTTATGAAAATGTGATTTATGGCCTGCAAGAGCAAAAGTTCAGTAACCAAAAGCAAAAAGAAATAGGGGATTACTACATTGACATGGTTGGTTTAAACGGATTTGAAAACGCACTTCCCAAACAGTTGTCAGGGGGTATGAAGCAAAGAGCAGGTATTGCCAGAGCACTTGCGATAGAACCTGACTTACTGTTAATGGATGAACCTTTTTCTGCTCTTGATGAACAAACCCGTACGTTGATGCAGGAAGAACTTCTGACAATATGGAACCGTACGAAATTAAGCACGCTTTATGTAACCCATAATATTCAGGAAGCTGTCTATTTGGCTGATAGGGTGATTGTATTATCCCGACACCCGGGTCAAATAAAGCGTATCATCGACATTGATTTGCCAAAAGTGGGAAGGAAAGCGGAGAAATACCGTACCCAGTTTGAAGAGTACGCGGATCAAATCTGGCAGCTTATCCGCCATGATGCGGCAGTAGCTTTAAAGGAGGGGGGATAA
- a CDS encoding ABC transporter substrate-binding protein, producing the protein MNKKTLFRLVTLFVLLIGVAGCGANGSEASKESDEAEGSQQTSIEIGMLKLTSSAPLFIALEKGFFKEEGINADVKWFEAAQPVAVATASEDVDVGATGITASLYNMVAGGQKLVITADKGREQEGYSSTALLVPNDSPIESIEALKGKKIGITQTGSTYHYMTGRLLEEHGLSADDAELVPLNSIPGLMESLKSKQVDAVLLNEPNVTRVVEEGYGKVIAQVGEEMDYQISGIFFSQAFADDKEAAKKFLKAYAKATRFYYDAVLTKENGKIVPGENYDEVVNIIAEYTDQDPDVIKKGLPYMDRDGKLLASDIQTQIDWYAKEGLINKAIDADNIVNTELLDEALN; encoded by the coding sequence ATGAATAAGAAAACATTATTTAGACTTGTGACGTTGTTTGTACTATTGATAGGAGTCGCGGGTTGCGGAGCCAATGGATCAGAGGCTTCAAAAGAGTCGGATGAAGCTGAAGGATCTCAGCAAACTTCCATCGAAATTGGAATGTTAAAGCTTACAAGTTCTGCACCTTTATTTATCGCTTTAGAAAAGGGATTTTTTAAAGAGGAGGGCATTAATGCAGACGTAAAATGGTTCGAGGCTGCACAACCGGTAGCAGTAGCAACAGCATCTGAAGATGTAGACGTTGGCGCAACGGGGATTACAGCTAGCCTGTATAACATGGTAGCTGGAGGCCAAAAACTGGTTATCACTGCAGATAAAGGAAGGGAGCAGGAAGGTTATTCTTCCACTGCCTTATTAGTGCCAAATGATTCACCGATTGAAAGCATTGAAGCGCTGAAGGGGAAAAAGATTGGAATTACACAAACAGGATCTACTTATCATTATATGACAGGTAGATTGTTAGAAGAGCACGGTTTATCGGCAGATGATGCGGAACTTGTCCCGTTGAATAGTATACCGGGGCTTATGGAGTCTTTAAAAAGTAAACAAGTGGATGCTGTTCTATTAAATGAACCAAACGTGACAAGAGTAGTTGAAGAGGGGTATGGTAAAGTAATTGCACAAGTCGGAGAGGAAATGGATTATCAGATTTCTGGAATCTTCTTCTCTCAAGCATTTGCTGATGATAAGGAAGCAGCTAAGAAATTCCTAAAAGCATATGCCAAAGCTACTCGTTTCTATTATGATGCTGTACTTACAAAGGAAAACGGCAAGATTGTTCCTGGAGAAAATTACGATGAAGTTGTTAACATCATTGCCGAATATACTGATCAGGATCCTGATGTGATAAAAAAAGGGCTTCCATATATGGACCGTGATGGAAAACTACTCGCATCTGATATTCAGACACAGATAGATTGGTACGCGAAAGAAGGCTTAATTAACAAAGCCATTGATGCAGACAACATTGTAAATACCGAATTATTAGATGAAGCGCTGAATTAG
- a CDS encoding ImmA/IrrE family metallo-endopeptidase encodes MNFPAYTTTELEDWVSHWYKKRRFLYPVDLNIKKIAMEYEIFIHYKPLKTVYARFGGYKEIVINSSLNYIDQREQFFHELCHAVRHVGKQTMMTAAFRELQERDAKHYTLYAALPHHMVKNYNLNDPEIIERWSNDFKISQGLCEERLKQIKRRAISTKQHSKGNLRCI; translated from the coding sequence TTGAATTTCCCAGCCTATACAACTACTGAATTAGAAGATTGGGTATCTCATTGGTATAAAAAACGTAGGTTTCTATACCCGGTAGACCTCAATATCAAGAAAATAGCTATGGAATACGAAATATTCATTCATTACAAACCACTTAAAACCGTTTACGCCCGTTTTGGAGGGTACAAAGAAATTGTTATTAATTCATCATTAAACTATATAGATCAACGTGAACAGTTTTTTCACGAGCTTTGTCACGCCGTTAGGCATGTTGGTAAACAAACAATGATGACAGCAGCCTTCCGAGAACTTCAAGAACGTGATGCAAAGCATTACACTCTATATGCTGCACTTCCTCATCACATGGTAAAAAACTACAATTTAAATGATCCTGAAATTATAGAAAGATGGTCTAATGACTTTAAGATTTCCCAGGGTCTATGTGAGGAAAGGCTTAAACAAATTAAACGTCGGGCAATAAGTACCAAGCAACATAGTAAAGGTAATTTAAGATGTATCTAG
- a CDS encoding tyrosine-type recombinase/integrase codes for MTSYQRRGDNSFLLVVEAGYDAKGKRKKRTRTIRIDDKALLKTKRKLENYLQKELVSFQMEVESSEYIAPEKRSFHEFARDWKEKYANKTLALRTRQNYEEKLKNYIIPYFGHKRISDIKPIHVVNFMDETSKPGAAKYAKKGLSDSSMYEIDKTLRVIFNKAVEWQVIKVSPMKDLSRPKIRKKEMNYLEPEEVGKLFYALESEPPAWRMYFLTATVGGLRRGEVIALQWSDIDFENGEIIVKYSIPTFEKGEPHIKSTKTDERSRHVTMPQWYMNELNQFKRKWLKERTQLSDIWEEDNYQFIFHSGTGRPYWPQTATGRWIKIKKKYYIKNIRLHDLRHTMVTLLMEEGESLKAIQERAGHSSSRITSDIYGHLTKKAKRSTADKFEKYDPNNFVDNFSTNRNPH; via the coding sequence ATGACCAGCTACCAAAGACGTGGGGATAATTCTTTTTTATTAGTCGTAGAAGCAGGATATGATGCGAAGGGTAAGCGGAAAAAGAGAACTAGAACAATACGTATAGATGATAAAGCACTACTGAAAACCAAACGTAAGCTTGAGAACTATTTACAAAAAGAGCTTGTTAGTTTTCAGATGGAGGTTGAATCTAGTGAGTATATCGCCCCGGAGAAGAGAAGTTTCCATGAGTTTGCGAGAGATTGGAAAGAAAAATATGCTAATAAGACTTTAGCACTTCGTACTCGACAAAACTATGAAGAAAAGCTCAAAAACTACATTATACCCTACTTCGGTCATAAACGAATATCTGATATTAAACCTATCCATGTTGTTAACTTTATGGATGAAACTTCTAAACCAGGTGCAGCTAAATATGCAAAAAAGGGCTTGTCTGACTCCAGTATGTACGAAATAGATAAGACATTACGCGTAATATTTAATAAAGCTGTCGAATGGCAAGTAATTAAAGTGAGTCCTATGAAAGATCTAAGCAGACCAAAAATTCGGAAAAAAGAAATGAACTATTTAGAACCTGAAGAGGTCGGCAAGTTATTTTATGCTCTAGAAAGTGAACCCCCTGCTTGGCGTATGTACTTTTTAACAGCAACTGTAGGCGGTTTGCGTCGAGGCGAAGTTATTGCTCTTCAATGGTCTGATATTGACTTTGAGAATGGGGAAATCATAGTAAAGTATAGTATTCCTACATTTGAAAAAGGTGAACCTCATATAAAAAGCACTAAAACGGATGAACGGTCTAGGCATGTAACAATGCCTCAATGGTATATGAATGAACTAAACCAGTTTAAACGTAAGTGGTTGAAGGAAAGGACGCAACTATCCGATATATGGGAAGAAGATAACTATCAATTTATTTTTCACAGTGGTACTGGAAGGCCATATTGGCCCCAAACCGCCACTGGTCGATGGATTAAAATCAAGAAGAAGTATTATATTAAAAATATTCGACTTCACGATCTTCGCCATACCATGGTTACTCTACTTATGGAAGAAGGAGAATCGTTAAAAGCAATTCAAGAACGGGCCGGCCACTCAAGTTCTAGAATCACTTCTGATATTTATGGACATCTCACAAAAAAAGCAAAAAGATCAACCGCTGACAAGTTTGAAAAATATGACCCGAACAACTTCGTTGACAATTTCTCAACAAATAGGAATCCCCATTAA
- a CDS encoding putative holin-like toxin gives MSIYESLMVMIAFSTLVVSIIALIVAILRIKK, from the coding sequence GTGAGCATTTATGAATCGCTGATGGTTATGATCGCTTTTAGTACACTAGTTGTATCGATCATTGCTTTAATTGTGGCGATTTTGCGCATAAAAAAATAG
- a CDS encoding TetR/AcrR family transcriptional regulator, with protein sequence MARNTNRSLGRPPNYKHKQPTNERILKKASQLFLENSYQGVSMDDVAKACDVTKASVYYYYKTKSELYTEAMIELMYRVQSQIVKLLREEEPFYTRLLNVAEAYLSVSIDLDTERFIYSAKNMVSNHQLETIQNAEESMYHAMEDYFKEAIDQEEILPINPTFAVHAYISLLQTGHYKNGSGNAIFPSSKEAATQIVRFFWKGLTN encoded by the coding sequence ATGGCGAGAAATACAAACCGCTCTCTAGGAAGACCGCCTAACTACAAGCATAAACAACCTACAAACGAACGTATTTTAAAAAAAGCATCCCAGCTTTTTTTAGAAAACAGTTATCAAGGTGTATCTATGGATGATGTGGCAAAGGCATGTGATGTGACAAAAGCATCTGTTTATTATTATTACAAAACCAAGTCAGAACTTTATACCGAGGCCATGATTGAGCTTATGTATCGAGTCCAAAGTCAGATAGTAAAATTACTACGTGAGGAAGAGCCTTTTTATACAAGACTTTTAAACGTGGCTGAGGCCTATTTATCTGTGTCCATCGATTTGGATACTGAGCGCTTTATCTATAGTGCAAAAAATATGGTTTCCAATCATCAATTGGAAACCATTCAAAATGCGGAAGAATCGATGTATCACGCCATGGAGGATTACTTTAAAGAAGCTATAGATCAAGAGGAGATCTTGCCTATTAATCCAACCTTTGCTGTTCATGCTTATATTTCTTTATTGCAAACTGGTCATTATAAAAATGGATCTGGTAACGCGATTTTTCCCTCCTCAAAAGAGGCTGCCACACAAATAGTGCGTTTTTTTTGGAAGGGATTGACAAACTAA
- a CDS encoding MMPL family transporter, whose translation MKSLLTNWGLIVASSKTRWLTVFVWLLFVVILSFVWPQVNQEETKSNQLLPEDAMSVQASKISSEQFSNESGVPLLVVWHRNGGLTEEDYQLIQQLYGGLEEDPVSNQKLIPPFAKAPQQSLVEASSEDGAALTTPVFFQESASTESLQRSLDQLKERIIARTDKSIFNDSTSDDGLHVRFTGPVGIQTDATELFSNADVTLLIATVVLVLVLLIILYRSPILALVPLVAVGIAYGLISPLLGFMADQGWIVVDSQAISIMTVLLFGAGTDYCLFLISRYRDELRMEPDKYAALQKALTGTGGAIMISALTTVTGLLTLGLAHYASYDRFAVPFSLSILIIGITALTLLPAILAILGRIAFVPFIPRTEEMIQKREQEKGKPIRRPKSTGLINQVIGRWATDKPWIIIISCTILLGGLALFVPKIDYTYGLLDSFPEDMPSREGFSIIAEHYPPGEIAPLEVIVNTDGEEVNVKNTLASTSNVEEVSGPVEGSSTSFLKYEVTLSIDPYSEESIQAIPAIKNKIENVLGKNGIENPAENVWIGGETATLYDTKQVTKRDQSIIIPAVLIIIAALLLIYLRSIVAMVYLLATVVLSYLAALGLGWLILDFVFGADAMQGLIPVYAFVFLVALGEDYNIFMVSSIWKKRKYMPLKQAIREGVSETSSVIGSAGLILAGTFSVLAVLPLQVLVQFGTVTAIGVLLDTFIVRPLFVPSITAVLGRFSFWPGRLWKVQENRKKGTVEN comes from the coding sequence TTGAAAAGTTTATTGACAAATTGGGGTCTTATCGTTGCTAGTTCAAAAACAAGATGGTTAACTGTGTTCGTTTGGCTTTTGTTCGTTGTAATCCTATCTTTTGTTTGGCCCCAGGTAAATCAAGAAGAAACGAAATCGAACCAATTGTTGCCGGAAGATGCGATGTCAGTGCAAGCCTCTAAGATTTCATCCGAACAATTCTCTAATGAATCCGGCGTGCCGCTGCTGGTCGTCTGGCACCGAAATGGCGGACTGACGGAAGAGGATTACCAACTTATCCAACAACTTTACGGAGGTCTTGAGGAAGATCCAGTGAGTAACCAAAAGCTAATTCCTCCATTTGCAAAAGCACCACAGCAATCCTTAGTTGAAGCAAGTTCTGAGGATGGAGCAGCCCTGACCACCCCGGTCTTTTTCCAAGAAAGTGCTTCGACCGAATCATTGCAGCGATCACTAGATCAGTTAAAGGAGAGAATCATAGCAAGGACCGACAAGTCGATCTTTAATGATTCCACTTCTGACGACGGGTTGCATGTACGTTTTACAGGTCCAGTCGGTATCCAGACGGATGCGACCGAATTATTTAGTAATGCAGACGTAACCTTATTAATCGCAACGGTCGTCCTTGTATTAGTATTGTTAATTATTTTGTATCGATCCCCAATCCTTGCACTTGTTCCACTTGTGGCTGTAGGAATAGCCTATGGCTTAATCAGCCCATTACTTGGTTTTATGGCTGATCAAGGATGGATCGTTGTCGATTCCCAGGCGATTTCGATTATGACCGTATTATTATTTGGTGCTGGGACTGATTACTGCTTATTTTTGATATCCCGCTATCGTGATGAACTGCGGATGGAACCAGATAAGTATGCAGCCTTACAAAAAGCACTCACTGGTACGGGTGGCGCAATTATGATTAGTGCTCTGACCACGGTAACAGGGCTTTTAACCCTAGGACTAGCGCATTATGCTTCCTACGACAGATTTGCTGTGCCGTTCAGCCTGTCTATTTTAATTATCGGAATCACCGCGTTAACCTTACTGCCAGCCATATTGGCCATACTTGGTCGAATTGCATTTGTACCCTTCATCCCTCGTACCGAAGAGATGATTCAAAAACGCGAACAAGAAAAAGGAAAACCTATTCGCAGACCCAAATCCACAGGACTCATCAATCAGGTGATTGGAAGATGGGCTACAGATAAACCCTGGATCATTATCATTTCCTGTACGATTTTATTAGGTGGCCTTGCACTATTCGTGCCCAAAATAGACTATACGTACGGTTTACTAGACTCTTTTCCAGAAGATATGCCATCACGTGAAGGATTCTCGATCATTGCCGAGCATTATCCACCAGGAGAAATTGCTCCCCTAGAAGTGATTGTCAATACTGATGGAGAAGAAGTAAATGTTAAAAACACACTGGCTTCTACTTCTAACGTAGAAGAAGTCAGTGGCCCTGTAGAAGGCTCTAGTACATCCTTTTTGAAATATGAAGTCACCTTGTCTATTGATCCATATTCCGAAGAATCCATTCAAGCCATTCCAGCTATTAAAAATAAAATAGAGAATGTACTTGGAAAAAATGGCATCGAAAATCCAGCTGAAAATGTGTGGATTGGTGGAGAAACAGCGACTCTTTATGATACAAAACAAGTGACAAAGCGTGACCAATCCATCATCATCCCGGCTGTACTGATTATCATCGCTGCCTTGTTACTCATTTACCTGCGTTCCATCGTTGCTATGGTCTATCTGCTAGCGACAGTTGTATTATCCTATCTCGCAGCCCTGGGGCTCGGATGGTTAATCCTAGATTTTGTTTTTGGTGCCGATGCGATGCAAGGATTAATTCCTGTCTATGCCTTCGTCTTTCTCGTGGCATTAGGTGAGGATTATAACATTTTTATGGTTTCAAGCATTTGGAAAAAGAGAAAATATATGCCTCTTAAACAAGCCATTCGCGAAGGTGTAAGTGAAACAAGTAGTGTCATAGGTTCAGCCGGCTTGATTCTTGCAGGAACTTTTTCCGTTCTAGCCGTGCTGCCATTGCAAGTACTGGTTCAATTTGGAACAGTGACTGCAATAGGTGTCTTACTAGATACATTTATCGTAAGACCATTATTTGTCCCGTCAATCACAGCAGTTTTGGGTAGATTTTCATTTTGGCCGGGAAGGCTCTGGAAAGTTCAAGAAAATAGAAAAAAGGGGACTGTTGAAAATTGA
- a CDS encoding ArsR/SmtB family transcription factor gives MVKETLKRNIKDTCDTFCFDEQKVNRIQPQVEKVQGVELIFKALSDATRLKIAYALTLEEELCVCDVANIIGSTTATASHHLRLLRNMRLAKYRKEGKLVFYSLADEHVHQLVSIAMIHSNEGNKTEQV, from the coding sequence ATGGTAAAAGAAACATTGAAAAGAAACATAAAGGATACATGCGATACGTTTTGTTTTGATGAACAAAAAGTAAATCGGATTCAACCTCAAGTTGAGAAGGTTCAAGGAGTTGAGCTGATTTTTAAAGCTTTATCTGACGCTACGCGGCTAAAAATAGCCTATGCCCTAACGTTAGAGGAAGAATTATGTGTATGTGATGTCGCAAATATTATCGGGTCGACCACTGCTACGGCATCTCACCACTTGCGACTCTTACGAAATATGAGATTAGCGAAATACCGCAAAGAAGGAAAATTGGTGTTCTATTCCTTAGCAGATGAACATGTGCACCAACTTGTTTCTATTGCCATGATTCACTCTAACGAGGGAAATAAGACTGAACAAGTCTGA
- the copZ gene encoding copper chaperone CopZ, which translates to MQTTLQVKGMTCGHCEAAVKGALKDLNGVQDVNVDLTSGRVDVSYDGDVSNAEMEEAIEEQGYDVVS; encoded by the coding sequence ATGCAAACAACGTTACAAGTAAAAGGAATGACTTGCGGTCACTGTGAGGCAGCTGTAAAAGGAGCACTTAAGGATTTGAATGGCGTACAAGATGTAAATGTTGACCTTACTTCAGGTAGAGTGGATGTCTCTTACGACGGCGATGTAAGTAATGCTGAAATGGAAGAGGCAATCGAAGAACAAGGATATGATGTTGTTTCCTAA